A region of Mesorhizobium sp. AR02 DNA encodes the following proteins:
- a CDS encoding ABC transporter permease, with protein MENHSLVQRLIARPEFGPFVLLVIEIGVFWGFNHDFLSPQNISNTLAFTVELGLIALAMTLLMTSGEFDLSVGSLFGFSPVLMWTLFNGGVTSLEMGFVVALVVAALIGLVNGWFVTQLKIPSFLVTLGMLLVVRGSALFITDGFPQRTWSAEGSWLAQALVGDFFIGPFRIYMSLFWFIAAAIALGYVLTQSRTGNWIQAAGGNPNAARARGVNVNRVKIGLFVLSSLMASLAGVISSLRTSAANPNSGTGYELEVIAMVVIGGTALTGGRGTIIGTVLGILILRVMRNGIVLIGVPGLAYNIFIGAIILGMMALHSWLERRHQAGT; from the coding sequence GTGGAAAATCATTCGCTTGTCCAACGCCTGATTGCGCGGCCTGAATTCGGCCCCTTCGTGCTGCTCGTCATCGAGATCGGCGTTTTCTGGGGCTTCAACCACGACTTCCTGTCGCCGCAGAACATCTCCAACACACTGGCCTTCACCGTCGAGCTCGGCCTGATCGCGCTGGCGATGACCTTGCTGATGACATCGGGCGAATTCGACCTGTCCGTCGGGTCCCTGTTCGGCTTCTCGCCGGTGCTGATGTGGACGCTGTTCAATGGCGGCGTCACCTCGCTGGAGATGGGCTTCGTCGTCGCGCTGGTGGTCGCCGCCTTGATCGGCCTGGTCAATGGCTGGTTCGTCACGCAGCTCAAGATCCCGTCCTTCCTGGTGACGCTCGGCATGCTTTTGGTGGTGCGCGGCAGTGCCCTTTTCATCACCGACGGTTTTCCGCAGCGCACCTGGAGCGCCGAAGGCAGCTGGCTGGCGCAGGCGCTGGTCGGCGACTTCTTCATCGGGCCGTTCCGCATCTACATGTCGCTGTTCTGGTTCATCGCCGCGGCCATCGCGCTCGGCTACGTGCTGACGCAAAGCCGGACCGGCAACTGGATCCAGGCGGCGGGCGGCAATCCCAACGCGGCGCGGGCGCGCGGCGTCAATGTCAACCGCGTCAAGATCGGCCTGTTCGTGCTGTCGTCGCTCATGGCGTCCCTTGCCGGCGTCATCTCCTCGCTGCGCACCTCCGCCGCCAACCCCAACAGCGGCACCGGCTACGAGCTCGAAGTCATCGCCATGGTGGTGATCGGCGGCACGGCGCTGACCGGCGGGCGCGGCACGATCATCGGCACCGTGCTCGGCATCCTGATCCTGCGCGTGATGCGCAACGGCATCGTGCTGATCGGCGTGCCCGGACTTGCCTACAACATCTTCATCGGCGCGATCATCCTTGGCATGATGGCACTCCACTCATGGCTGGAACGCCGGCATCAGGCAGGGACTTGA